In Leishmania mexicana MHOM/GT/2001/U1103 complete genome, chromosome 20, one genomic interval encodes:
- a CDS encoding mitogen-activated protein kinase-like protein: protein MPSSSSATEPKPEATQGIKLPDCARQPQQRDSTAADALHSEFKDRNPLVLVQPPCPILCSEHERKMRSCFKSCVVSPPRQHQRIGDVVGFKVPDLLAGWNLPRCSSAHRCVRAAGAVVTVEPQPSSPADTTTRCPAGTPACASSPTQGPDGEDGVIVVSEADQPASLVNLRRRYSKESKTAVTGEDGVLLSEYEEDPADAAVRQTLARVRNKNCVLLIVLLVIIIVLAVAGGVGVGFVNKHYTTLTHRMHLESGERVVLNSSIMLLKNYHETLRADARNLLSFVRSSMADRKPESIAVVQNILYLPFFDAWSTWLYSSQVPSTHSIYVSMCGEPLITTADCPVMALTIVCMPNTVQASCFYMRSDEFNSSQMIVNHIDVDEFGIPRIGSFFKYVPLKVRYAYNQTNNNYGYFLDSDCVTLLDGKAHTTLTIRRQSVMDGLLIVCDASSFFERWFQRFERGLQKKKDSYSVLFINDGTILAYDCSNQLGGGEAVAPRSGGVAPPTVRECGVVGKHMIDHMVDTFTVAMQRHKLFWREAFASKDVSLTERVSDHIVVYQDFLRFLVDEDKPQAIFIAAYAVPLDTSLGRDGFVQISICVVIIIICMFLLGGVAMVAVNQMMHVVEVISQLSTHAATYDTKRMRRVLDRQKPGMLARIITSADIINCEFQHILTNLNAYRPFLPQSLLTKSSYSFSDEPLERPNLRRHDVALDANAADDFAVGENGVPAKTLPRFHLKNTLEGSVGNPVENLRLLQRGFHRTKSTILVVSLSNVALDAGDSVDVVNLFVQTVLNHAASANGVVEVIEFQKIVVSFNSHFPVPRHQEKACLCALAIREEFRDRGCNVSIGIASGYNYVGTTGTEQQKARVIMGESVVVAQSLTSLKTYLGCSILATDQVVFEALVTAVAVDVVQLYYEHNHQWVQYGVSEIIGNRYAVLSPDMQLVKSVFKLVRYRQAEEALEAVRRYMDGAAERRETPSWPVRRIHALVERQQLLIKSGYRRQRLQWQALEGDEIIMNHLSEENQSYNSKRQPRLMTTVSIATVDSFATLATHGKTIPCEFGYVSSDIFNAGSEAELARALVGEQSKLSMSRRHLAAVSSSCFIEDALFPVFTVRSSDGDEEERSQGSLRLSSQHERGTDDNAEAAGADSEEMRPVLVVGPQTLPSEERHDVRIGALLPSTTVTTSPPFLPSHGIEYPCPTSGISSMLSKGRRHPSLDRQRHIAATPLHGCTFHTGAYVTSGALGGDSGGRPPIAASPATTSAGNLGRTADSALKQSSENVASLAKMHCAYKLPQRIVSVNGQVFHRTSQLVGRGSFGEVYLSISETGSLGAMKVFPLSDNNAPQLIREVETLSQMRHENIVGYDCCAVQDNFFFIICEYLAAGTLGSLIQKLGVIPERAARKYACDMLFGLGYLHQHSWLHCDIKPENILVTSDGTCKLADFGAASLGRSLMDAVSVRGTPRFSAPEAILGTWNQQADIYSFGITVAQMVTGVHPWHNYTEPDHLFVAHYAGEIRHSLQTGTLCAMQPDLPTNLQDKELQSAIHRCCEFDPTRRPTAEELVTLLS from the coding sequence ATGCCTAGTAGCAGTAGCGCGACGGAGCCGAAGCCGGAGGCTACTCAGGGGATCAAGCTGCCAGATTGTGCacgccagccgcagcagcgggacTCCACAGCCGCAGACGCTCTCCACTCGGAGTTCAAGGACAGAAATCCACTGGTGCTGGTGCAACCTCCCTGCCCAATTCTCTGCTCCGAGCACGAGCGGAAGATGCGGAGCTGTTTTAAGTCGTGTGTTGTGTccccgccgcggcagcaccagcgcatTGGCGACGTAGTTGGGTTCAAAGTGCCCGACCTCTTAGCCGGCTGGAACCTGccacggtgcagcagcgcacaccgTTGCGTTCGTGCAGCGGGCGCTGTCGTCACTGTGGAGCCTCAGCCCTCATCCCCCGCGGACACGACCACCAGGTGCCCTGCGGGCACCCCGGCCTGCGCTAGTTCCCCGACGCAGGGCCCCGATGGCGAAGATGGGGTGATTGTCGTCAGTGAAGCCGACCAACCGGCGAGCTTAGTGAACCTGCGCCGCAGATACAGCAAGGAAAGTAAGACCGCGGTGACTGGTGAGGATGGCGTCCTCCTCAGCGAATACGAAGAGGACCCGGCGGACGCGGCCGTTCGACAAAcgctggcgcgcgtgcggaACAAGAACTGTGTTCTACTGATTGTCCTGCTAGTGATCATCATTGTGCTGGCCGTCGCAGGCGGAGTGGGCGTGGGCTTTGTGAACAAACACTATACTACGCTGACGCATCGTATGCATTTGGAATCCGGAGAGCGTGTCGTTCTGAACAGCTCCATCATGCTTCTGAAGAATTACCATGAGACGCTGCGGGCGGACGCGCGCAATCTCCTGTCCTTTGTGCGCTCCTCGATGGCCGACAGGAAACCGGAGAGCATAGCGGTAGTGCAGAATATACTGTATCTTCCCTTTTTCGATGCGTGGAGTACGTGGCTGTACTCCTCTCAGGTTCCATCGACGCACTCAATTTACGTATCCATGTGCGGGGAACCACTGATCACCACCGCGGACTGCCCTGTCATGGCGCTCACCATTGTGTGCATGCCGAACACCGTGCAGGCGAGCTGCTTTTACATGCGTTCGGACGAATTCAACAGCTCGCAGATGATCGTCAATCACATCGACGTCGACGAGTTCGGGATTCCACGGATAGGCTCTTTTTTCAAATACGTGCCGCTGAAGGTGAGGTACGCATACAACCAGACCAACAACAACTATGGCTATTTCCTTGATTCAGACTGCGTCACCTTACTCGACGGTAAGGCGCACACCACTCTGACCATTCGGCGGCAGAGCGTCATGGACGGCCTCCTAATCGTCTGCGACGCAAGTAGTTTCTTTGAGCGTTGGTTTCAGAGGTTCGAGAGGGGGCtgcagaaaaagaaagacagcTACTCCGTGCTCTTCATCAACGATGGCACAATTCTGGCGTACGACTGCAGCAACCAGCTTGGCGGTGGAGAAGCCGTAGCCCCGAGGAGTGGGGGAGTTGCGCCGCCCACAGTGCGTGAATGCGGGGTTGTGGGAAAACATATGATAGATCACATGGTGGACACCTTCACAGTGGCAATGCAGCGACACAAGTTGTTCTGGCGAGAAGCGTTCGCGAGTAAGGATGTGTCTCTCACGGAGAGGGTCAGTGACCACATTGTTGTCTATCAGGACTTTTTGAGGTTTCTCGTGGACGAAGACAAGCCCCAAGCCATCTTCATTGCAGCGTACGCTGTGCCACTGGACACCTCGCTGGGCCGCGACGGTTTTGTGCAGATTTCCATCTGCGTtgtcatcatcatcatctgtatgttcctcctcggcggtgtTGCTATGGTGGCCGTGAATCAGATGATGCACGTGGTGGAGGTCATTTCGCAGCTCTCCACGCACGCGGCCACGTATGACACGAAGCGGATGCGCAGGGTGCTCGATCGCCAAAAGCCTGGCATGCTTGCTCGTATCATCACGTCCGCTGATATTATCAACTGCGAGTTCCAGCACATCCTAACGAACCTGAATGCCTATCGTCCGTTTTTGCCCCAGTCGCTGCTCACAAAGAGCAGCTACTCCTTCTCCGACGAGCCGCTGGAGCGGCCGAACCTGCGGCGCCACGACGTGGCCCTGGACGCCAACGCCGCGGACGACTTTGCTGTCGGCGAGAACGGGGTGCCGGCCAAAACGCTGCCGCGGTTCCACCTGAAGAACACCCTCGAGGGGAGCGTTGGGAACCCAGTCGAGAACTTGCGACTCCTGCAACGTGGTTTTCACCGAACGAAGTCGACGATTCTCGTCGTCAGTCTCTCGAACGTCGCCCTGGACGCGGGTGACTCAGTGGACGTGGTGAACCTGTTTGTGCAGACGGTGCTGAATCATGCGGCGAGCGCCAACGGCGTTGTGGAGGTCATCGAGTTCCAAAAGATTGTCGTCTCCTTCAACTCACATTTTCCAGTGCCGCGGCATCAGGAGAAGGCCTGCCTCTGTGCACTCGCGATCCGCGAAGAGTTCCGCGACAGGGGTTGCAACGTTAGCATAGGCATCGCGTCGGGGTACAACTACGTCGGCACCACTGGCACGGAGCAGCAAAAGGCGCGTGTCATCATGGGCGAgagcgtggtggtggcacagTCGCTGACGAGCCTCAAAACCTACCTCGGGTGCTCCATCTTAGCCACCGACCAGGTGGTCTTTGAGGCCCTTgtgacagcggtggcggtggatgTGGTGCAGCTGTACTACGAGCATAACCATCAGTGGGTGCAGTACGGTGTGTCTGAGATCATTGGGAACCGATACGCCGTGCTTTCTCCAGATATGCAACTCGTCAAGTCTGTCTTTAAGCTGGTGCGCTACCGccaggcagaggaggcactggaggcggtgcggaggTACATGGACGGCGCAGCCGAGCGACGCGAGACGCCCTCGTGGCCGGTGCGTCGCATTCACGCTCTGGTGGAGCGCCAACAACTGTTGATCAAGAGCGGCTATCGACGACAGCGCCTTCAATGGCAGGCCCTCGAGGGCGATGAGATTATCATGAACCACCTCTCCGAGGAGAATCAGTCATACAACTCGAAGCGGCAGCCCCGCCTCATGACCACTGTCAGCATCGCCACAGTGGACTCCTTTGCCACATTGGCGACCCATGGCAAAACGATCCCCTGCGAGTTCGGCTATGTCTCCAGCGACATATTTaacgccggcagcgaggcggaaCTCGCGCGAGCGTTGGTAGGGGAGCAGTCGAAACTGAGCATGTCGCGGCGGCATTTagcggcggtgtcgagcTCATGCTTCATCGAAGATGCCCTCTTTCCAGTTTTTACCGTCaggagcagcgacggcgacgaggaggagaggtcGCAAGGCTCATTGAGGTTGTCGTCGCAGCATGAGCGCGGCACCGATGACAACGCGGAGGCCGCTGGTGCGGACTCCGAAGAAATGAGACCAGTGCTGGTGGTTGGGCCACAAACACTGCCCAGCGAGGAGCGTCACGATGTGCGTATCGGCGCTCTACTGCCGTCAACCACAGTCACCACTTCACCACCGTTTCTACCGTCGCATGGCATTGAGTATCCATGCCCCACGTCCGGCATCTCTTCGATGCTGTCGAAAGGTCGCCGTCACCCGTCGCTGGACCGCCAGCGTCACATCGCGGCGACACCCCTGCACGGCTGTACTTTTCACACGGGTGCCTATGTGACGTCCGGTGCGCTCGGGGGCGACAGTGGAGGAAGGCCTCCTATTGCTGCTTCCCCCGCTACTACCAGCGCTGGCAACCTTGGCCGCACAGCGGACTCGGCGCTCAAGCAAAGCAGTGAGAACGTCGCGAGTTTGGCGAAGATGCACTGTGCCTACAAACTGCCGCAGCGTATCGTGTCGGTCAACGGTCAGGTGTTTCACCGCACCTCGCAGCTTGTGGGGCGCGGGTCCTTTGGAGAAGTGTACCTCTCCATATCGGAGACCGGATCCCTGGGCGCGATGAAGGTGTTTCCGCTGAGCGACAACAACGCTCCGCAGCTCATCCGCGAGGTGGAGACGCTATCGCAGATGCGGCACGAGAACATCGTCGGCTacgactgctgcgccgtgcaGGACAATTTCTTCTTCATTATTTGTGAATATTTGGCTGCCGGCACGCTTGGTTCTCTCATTCAGAAGCTCGGGGTCATCCCGGAGCGGGCGGCGCGCAAGTACGCATGCGACATGCTCTTCGGGCTCGGCTACCTTCACCAGCACTCATGGCTGCACTGCGACATCAAGCCGGAGAACATCCTCGTGACCTCTGACGGCACTTGCAAGCTGGCAGACTTTGGTGCCGCCTCACTGGGGCGTAGCTTGATGGACGCGGTTTCCGTACGGGGGACGCCGCGTTTTTCGGCTCCAGAGGCTATCCTGGGGACGTGGAACCAGCAGGCGGATATCTACAGCTTCGGGATCACCGTCGCTCAGATGGTGACGGGTGTCCACCCGTGGCACAACTACACAGAGCCCGACCACCTGTTCGTCGCGCACTACGCGGGTGAAATACGGCACAGTCTACAGACGGGCACCCTGTGCGCAATGCAGCCAGACCTACCAACGAACCTGCAAGACAAGGAACTGCAGAGCGCCATccatcgctgctgcgagTTCGACCCTACTCGGCGCCCGACAGCGGAGGAGTtggtgacgctgctgtcGTAG
- a CDS encoding RNA editing complex protein MP67, with translation MVQEWCVNAAQEAVISRKAISQAERIVTEADDPRSDKRYFYDSDARLCLVCNARLEGSYSTHIHSVDHIPRVALLKRTIGMILTFLEQATSSPSLPSESDQPNSSAESKRFLRTVSSHTATPAAPAPSCFHALYAESPLFAEDGVPSRALLYNRPRTLREFDLVDVIMRRWWNNLHNPPPRRGSLSFDRLLSLSSTELRMRRWRVRYLLYFLKSRGVLRSCLSVRSDQANEAPPPNERIHRGEAFERLEMVGDFFFKSLTPDRMHTVFPADEGGLTAELQYFERVLDSNHGLLAIYDYLGLDDIAGCFLANNKAKADVVEAVIGELKVLLWSTEVVWGMEYYALPGERATHVYLRALVAHTIAELGHTVLMWQLGSTLRNCRDFILKHTVEEYLGVEKRNERRAKRGGDECDIASGLPKYALLPPLLAWDRRRPDVSVRRCQVPFAGKLSRSSIPPSPQDPLRKLAPTASCIPEAIRHHYAVGQKKWSSSACKTAIQALCGSLTQTALQPDSGHTADALSSNPKCPSLPLSPGPQPSPTTLVCGDVPRSVLRALVAANCVVIRSSSPPLARTTSTRRLAG, from the coding sequence ATGGTGCAGGAGTGGTGTGTGAACGCTGCTCAAGAGGCGGTCATCTCCCGGAAAGCCATCAGTCAAGCAGAGCGCATTGTGACCGAGGCCGACGATCCGCGCTCCGATAAGCGGTACTTCTACGACAGTGATGCCCGACTCTGCCTTGTGTGCAACGCGCGTCTGGAGGGCAGCTACAGCACGCACATCCACAGCGTCGACCACATACCGCGCGTTGCACTATTGAAGCGCACGATTGGTATGATTCTCACGTTTCTTGAGCAGGCCACCtcatcaccgtcgctgccgtcggaGTCGGACCAGCCCAACTCGTCGGCTGAGAGCAAACGCTTCTTAAGGACAGTGTCAAGTCACACAGCAACGCCTGCCGCCCCAGCCCCTTCTTGCTTCCATGCCTTGTATGCTGAGTCGCCGCTGTTCGCTGAGGACGGCGTGCCAAGTCGCGCTCTTCTCTACAACCGTCCGCGCACACTGCGCGAGTTTGACCTGGTAGATGTGATCATGCGACGCTGGTGGAACAACTTGCATAATCCACCACCTAGGCGGGGCAGTCTTTCCTTTGACCGTCTCCTCTCGCTTTCCTCGACTGAACTGCGGATGCGGCGATGGCGGGTGCGCTACCTACTCTACTTTCTCAAGTCGCGTGGGGTTCTTCGCTCTTGTCTCTCAGTGAGGTCTGACCAAGCGAATGAGGCGCCGCCCCCCAACGAGCGTATTCATCGTGGTGAAGCCTTTGAGCGGCTCGAGATGGTGGGCGACTTTTTCTTCAAGAGCCTCACCCCCGACCGAATGCACACCGTCTTCCCGGCTGATGAGGGTGGACTGACGGCTGAACTCCAGTACTTTGAGCGCGTTTTGGATTCGAATCACGGTCTGCTGGCCATCTACGACTATCTCGGTCTGGATGACATAGCCGGCTGCTTTCTAGCTAACAACAAGGCAAAGGCGGACGTTGTAGAGGCCGTCATTGGTGAACTGAAGGTTCTGTTGTGGTCGACCGAGGTGGTGTGGGGCATGGAGTACTACGCCCTACCTGGGGAGCGCGCCACGCATGTCTACCTGCGAGCGTTGGTGGCGCACACCATCGCCGAGCTGGGGCACACGGTGCTGATGTGGCAGCTGGGGAGTACACTACGCAATTGTCGCGACTTTATTCTCAAGCACACCGTGGAGGAATACTTGGGCGTCGAGAAACGGAACGAGCGTCGTGCAAAGAGGGGAGGTGACGAGTGCGACATCGCCTCGGGCCTTCCCAAGTacgcactgctgccgccgttgctCGCGTGGGATCGGCGCCGCCCGGACGTGTCGGTGCGGAGGTGTCAGGTGCCGTTCGCGGGGAAACTGTCTCGAAGCAGCATaccgccttctcctcaaGACCCGCTTCGCAAACTCGCCCCGACTGCAAGCTGTATTCCGGAGGCTATTCGGCATCACTACGCCGTCGGCCAAAAAAAGTGGAGTTCAAGCGCCTGTAAAACAGCCATTCAAGCCCTATGTGGCTCCCTCACACAAACTGCGCTGCAGCCTGACAGCGGTCACACCGCTGACGCTCTATCGTCGAACCCAAAGTGTCCATCTTTGCCCCTTTCTCCAGGACCGCAGCCGTCCCCAACCACGCTGGTGTGCGGGGACGTCCCTCGCAGTGTGCTACGAGCTTTGGTGGCTGCGAATTGCGTGGTGATTCGTAGCTCGTCCCCGCCCCTCGCTAGAACCACGTCGACTAGGAGGCTGGCCGGGTAG
- a CDS encoding putative 40S ribosomal protein S18, with protein MSLTLIPDHFQHIVRLLNTNVEGKRKVAFALRMVKGVGIRFAYLVCKKAGIDVERRAGTLTAEELEKIAEIIADPAKFKIPDWFLNRQRDPKTGKTEHLSSSMVDTRLRDDLERLKKMRAHRGVRHAYGLRVRGQHTCTSGRHGKTVGVSRGK; from the coding sequence ATGTCTCTGACGCTTATCCCTGATCACTTCCAGCACATCGTGCGTCTGCTCAACACGAATGTGGAGGGCAAGCGCAAGGTGGCGTTCGCGCTGCGCATGGTGAAGGGCGTTGGTATCCGGTTTGCCTACCTGGTGTGCAAGAAGGCCGGGATCGACGtggagcgccgcgccggcactctgaccgcggaggagctggagaagatcGCCGAGATCATTGCCGACCCCGCGAAGTTCAAGATCCCGGACTGGTTCCTGAACCGTCAGCGCGACCCCAAGACCGGCAAGACGGAGCACCTATCCAGCTCGATGGTGGACACCCGCCTGCGCGACGACCTTGAGCGCCTGAAGAAGATGCGCGCGCACCGTGGTGTGCGTCACGCCTACGGCCTCCGCGTCCGCGGccagcacacgtgcacgaGTGGCCGCCACGGCAAGACGGTCGGTGTCTCTCGCGGCAAGTAA